The genomic segment GGCGGGCTATTTATGGAGCAAAAATCGCTTGAAGAATAGACGGAATCCCGGCCCGGAGCCCTTCTACCTTTTCTACGCGCTGCTCCCTTTCGCGGTATCCCTGTGCGCGTCCGCCCACCTCTATTACATGGTATTCTTCGTCAGATCGTATGCGGGCAGTACGATCAGCCCGTTTGTTTATGTGATCGGTTCCCGCTTGCCGCTTCTCCTGGGTTGCCTGGTCGCCATCATCATCCTGGCCGACCGCTGCCGGCTCGGATTCGGTTCCCATAGCCTGGTTGCTGAGCTCCCTGCAGATGCCGAATCCGGGAACAAGAAGAAATGGGCCGGCCTGTTTCTGCCTGGCACCGGGACCGCGGCAACCCTGCTCCTTATAGCCACCGACATCCTGATCATCAATTTCATGGCCATCGTCATGCCTTTGGGCGAACACGACCAGGCCAACCAGGCCCTTTACAAAGCCCGGCTGCGCCTCGGCTTGAACTGGGAGCGCGGAGCGAGTTTGCTGCTGGCGATTTTTTTTCTGACCGTGATCTTGTTGCAGATCGCGCGGCCCGCCCATTCCCGCGCCGATCACCGTTCGGAGCGGACCGTCCGCCTGCTGGAGCTGTTTCTCCTGGGCGCCATCGTGATATTCCTGTTCCATGCCATCAGCCAAGTGGAGATCGCCAATTGGTTTCAAGGGTCATTTTAGGAGGCGCCATGAATCCCCTCCCACCCGGATACAAGCTGATCCCAGTGAAGACCACCTATTTGGAGATGAAGAGCAAACCGGAGACAACACCGGTCGCGATGCCGGATGAGTGCGAGCTTGGGCAATGGCAAAAGCCGGAATTTGAAGAATACAAAAAAATATTCTCGGCCGTTGGCGGAGAATGGGGATGGAGCGGGAGGTTGATCATAAAGGAAAAAGAATTGCTAAAAATGATCAGGGCAACGACGACCGAGATATTCCGCTTGCGCTGCAGCGGGCAAACGGCCGGCTTCGTCGAGCTCGACCGCAGCATTCCCGGCCAAGCCGAGATCGTCTATTTCGGCCTGATTCCCGGCTTCATCGGCCGCGGTTTGGGGAAGTTCTTTTTGGATTGGGCCATCCGCAAAGCCTGGGAAGGGAAAACGGAACGCGTCTGGCTGCACACCTGCCAGTACGACCACCCCGGCGCCCTGGCCGTTTACCACCGGGCCGGGTTCGCCGTGGTCGAGGAACAGATCGAGACACACCCCTACCCCGAGGAATTCATCCGCCGACTCTCAACCGCTGAAGATTGAAATAATTTGTTTTTGTGCTAATATGGTTTTTTAAAACAGGCAGGACAATCATGGAAAAAAGAAAAAGCGCCCGCTTCGACGTTTCGCAGGAGATGAAAGGCAAGCTGCTGAACGTGGTCGGCTTCGTGGCCAACAACATCAGCGGCGAAGGGATCAACCTGGTCAGCAATTTTCAGCCGACGATCGGCTCCGTTTACAGGATCTACCTGCTGCACAGCGGCGACGGCCGCCAGCAGGAGTTCGAGATCGAGATCAACCGCGCCGAGGTCGCCCCTTTCGATAGCAAGAAATATGCCGCCCTGCCGCCGGGCCTGCTCTTTTCCATCGGCGCCAAGTATAAAAACCTCAATGAAAAGCAAAAGGAGTTTCTGGCCTCCTTCATGAAGAAGAAACTTCCCGGGAACGATGAAGGGTTCATCAGCAAGGACAAGGTCAAGCCGGGCTCCTGAACCGGCCGGGTGCGATGAAAGCGGAGCCGGTGACGGCGATCATCCTGGCCGGAGGCAAAAGCCGGCGCATGAACATGGAAAAACCCCTTCTCCCGCTCAACGGCCGCACGCTGATCGAAGCGGTCATCGCCCAGGTGCGTCCCTGCTTCGACGCCATTTTAATCAGCGCCGGCGACGGGAAGAAATTCGCCCCGCTGGGCCTGCCGGTCATCGAGGACGAGGCGCCCGGCCAGGGGCCGCTCATGGCCATCCTGACAGCGCTGCGCGCCTCGCCCTACGAAATGAACTTCGTCATGGCCTGCGATATCCCGGTCATCCATCTCCCGTTCCTGAAAAAGATCGTCGCACTGGCGCCGCGCCACGAGATCGTGGTGCCCCGCTACCGCGACGGCAAGTTCGAACCGCTTTTTGCCGCCTACCGCCGCGCCATCATCCCCATGATCGAGAAGCAGATCGGTGCGGGCGACTTCAGGATCTCCTCCCTGTTCAAGACCTGCCGCACGAAATTCGTGGCCATGGATGGGCAGAAATGGTTCCGCAACCTGAACACCCTCGCGGAGTACCATGACTATCTCAAAAAACAGAAAAAATACGACAGCTGAGAAACGCAGAGAAATCGGGCTGGTGGCTCTTCCCGAGGAAATGCTGCTGACCATCACAGTCAACGGCCGCAACCTGAGCCGGTTGAGCTGCTCGCCGTTCGGGCAGCGGGAGCTGGTCATGGGCTGGCTGTTCAGCCAGGACATCATCGGCTCCCGCGGCGACATCGCCTCGCTGTGCCTCCAGGGCACCCGGGCGCTCGTTCGCCTGCGCCCCGGAAGATCCCGGCAACCGGAGCAGTTCAATCCGCTCCAGGTGACCGCCTGCTCGGGAGGCGAATTGCGGCCGGAGCTGCTTGAGGACTTCCCGTCGGTTTGCCGCGTCTACGAGTTCACCCTGGCCCATGCCGTGGTGCTGATGGAGCAGCTGCCGGCGCATACGCGGATGTTCCGCAAGCACGGCGGCATCCACTGCTCCATGCTGGCCGATATGAACACGAAGCGCCTGCTGGTCAGCCGCGAGGACATCGGCCGCAGCAACAGCGTCGACAAGGTGGTCGGCTGGGGGCTGTCGCGGCGAATCAATTTCAGCGCCACGGCGCTGCTGACCACCGGCCGCATCTCGGCCGAGATGGCGCTCAAGTGCCTGCATGCCGGCATTCCCGCCCTCATCTCCCAGACCACCCTGACCACGAAGGCGCTGGAGATCGTGCGCCGCAGCGGCCTGACCCTGGTCGGCCACGTGCTCAAGCCGCGGCCGATCCTGCTCAACTTTTAGCCCGGCCGAAATTGAGTTTTAAACCCGCCTCTGCTAGAATGGCCGTGAACGGGAGGTACACCAATGGAAGCGCAAAACCTCGAGAGCCTGATTAAGAAAGCGATCGCCAACGAGGAGGAGGCCCGCAGCTTCTACCTCGGCCTTTTCGACCTGGTGTCGGATCCCATTGCCAAGGAGACGCTGAAATTCCTGGCCGGCGAGGAGCTGGCCCACAAGGAATTCCTCCTAGCCTACCTGAAAGGCGAGAAAAAATTTTCCGCCCTGCCCATGGACAAGCCCATCGACTACCATGTCGCCCAGTACGCCGCCAAGCCCGATCCCAAGGCCGACATGAACAGCAGCGAGGTCTATCTGGTCGCCGCCCATCGCGAATTGAACTCCTACAAGTTCTACAAGGGGCTGGCCGCGGCGCAGCCCGCCGGCGAGGTCAAGGACATGCTGCTGAGCATGGCCAACCAGGAATTGAAGCACAAGGAAAAGGTCGAATACCTGTACTCCAACACCGCCTTCCCGCAGACGGCCGGCGGCTGAGAAGCGCCCTTGACCAAGCCGAAGAAAGCATTCAAGCTCCCCCATACCCTGGTCCTGATCTTCCTCTTGCTGCTCGGGGTCTACCTGCTCAGCCTGCTGATCCCCTCGGGCCAGTTCAGGCGGGAGAAAAAAAATTTCCAGGGCATCGAACGCCAGGTCACCCTGCCCGGGACCTACCGCCGGATCGAAAAAAAATACCTCGGCCCCGAATGGCTGGTAATCGCCCCGGTGAGGGGTTTTGCCGACGGGGTTTTGATCATTTCGCTGGTCTTCATCTTCGGCGGCGTCTTCGCCGTCATGCAGCGGACCGGGGCCATCGAAGCCGGCATCCAGAGGCTGTCGGCCTTTTTCGCCGAACGGCGGAAACTGAAGCGGCTGGTCGTCCCGGCGCTGATGATCGTGTTTTCCCTGGCCGGCAGCACCTACGGCATGTCGGAGGAGAGCATCCCTTTCGTGCTCATCTTCATTCCCCTGGCCATCTCGCTCGGCTACGATTCGATCGTCGGCGTGGCCATCCCTTTTCTCGGCGCCGCCGCCGGCTTTGCCGCCGCCTGTTTCAACCCCTTCACCGTCGGCATCGCCCAGGGGTTTTCCGACCTGCCGCTTTACTCCGGGCTGGGCTACCGCCTGGCGCTGTGGTTGCTGAGCACCGTGATCATGGTGACATTCGTGATGATTTACGCCGAAAAGATCCGCAAAAACCCGGAGCTCAGCCCGGTGCGCGAATTGGACCGCGGCCGCGCTTTGGGCCCGGCGACCGGATCGCCCGCTCCAGACCGGGACAGACCGATCGGATCCGCCCAGGATGGGCGGATGATCGGTGCTGTCCCCCCGTGGGGCTGGCCGCAGAAATCGGTGCTGCTGATACTGGCCACGGGCATGCTGGTGCTGGTCTACGGCATCATGGTCGAAAAATGGTACATGGAGGAGATCGCCGCCCTGTTCCTGGCCATCGGCATCATATCCGGCTTTGCCGGCAGACTCAAACCCAGCCAGATGGCCGAGAGCTTCGTCGCCGGTGCTCGCGACATGATGAACGTGGCTTTCATCATTGCCTGCGGCCGGGCCGTGCTCATCGTCCT from the Candidatus Aminicenantes bacterium genome contains:
- a CDS encoding molybdenum cofactor guanylyltransferase, translating into MKAEPVTAIILAGGKSRRMNMEKPLLPLNGRTLIEAVIAQVRPCFDAILISAGDGKKFAPLGLPVIEDEAPGQGPLMAILTALRASPYEMNFVMACDIPVIHLPFLKKIVALAPRHEIVVPRYRDGKFEPLFAAYRRAIIPMIEKQIGAGDFRISSLFKTCRTKFVAMDGQKWFRNLNTLAEYHDYLKKQKKYDS
- a CDS encoding GNAT family N-acetyltransferase, which gives rise to MNPLPPGYKLIPVKTTYLEMKSKPETTPVAMPDECELGQWQKPEFEEYKKIFSAVGGEWGWSGRLIIKEKELLKMIRATTTEIFRLRCSGQTAGFVELDRSIPGQAEIVYFGLIPGFIGRGLGKFFLDWAIRKAWEGKTERVWLHTCQYDHPGALAVYHRAGFAVVEEQIETHPYPEEFIRRLSTAED
- a CDS encoding formate dehydrogenase accessory sulfurtransferase FdhD; translated protein: MTISKNRKNTTAEKRREIGLVALPEEMLLTITVNGRNLSRLSCSPFGQRELVMGWLFSQDIIGSRGDIASLCLQGTRALVRLRPGRSRQPEQFNPLQVTACSGGELRPELLEDFPSVCRVYEFTLAHAVVLMEQLPAHTRMFRKHGGIHCSMLADMNTKRLLVSREDIGRSNSVDKVVGWGLSRRINFSATALLTTGRISAEMALKCLHAGIPALISQTTLTTKALEIVRRSGLTLVGHVLKPRPILLNF
- a CDS encoding ferritin family protein is translated as MEAQNLESLIKKAIANEEEARSFYLGLFDLVSDPIAKETLKFLAGEELAHKEFLLAYLKGEKKFSALPMDKPIDYHVAQYAAKPDPKADMNSSEVYLVAAHRELNSYKFYKGLAAAQPAGEVKDMLLSMANQELKHKEKVEYLYSNTAFPQTAGG